The following are encoded in a window of Sutcliffiella horikoshii genomic DNA:
- a CDS encoding YheC/YheD family protein: protein MNFLAARVIPFENNTPVPIIQISEALAKKLKLPEHISLLTIQCSRNTMTCNIVTINIVENVLKMDRSIQKSLFLFEEERTYLITYNRESNTLHIGPVVALLTEIGMKDEDCIDLKSIEEYCMELANYSEDIGIIFYVFSLHNHWKEKHIEGYYLENSNWNKALLPYPQVVHNRLHKRTNEKSEMFHELTEQLQEWEIPYFNDHFLNKWTVHEQLAAADHLAPYLPETALFSAKRLESWLETHSTLFLKPINGSQGKQIFKVSKTEEGFTLDYSSFQQQVSQPYSSITDLYKRLSPEIKKRQYILQQGLDLLHLDGRPVDFRYLCHRAENNRWQVTSSTARASKSGSFVSNLAQGGEMLSVTHVLRTKFDTKELPQIRKLLKELALEVANEIAGASEGVFGELGIDLAIDTDGHPWIIEVNTKPSKNLDQPANPRIIRPSAKAVIIYCLYLIHEHLKER from the coding sequence ATGAATTTTCTAGCAGCAAGGGTAATACCTTTTGAAAATAATACACCTGTACCAATTATACAAATAAGTGAAGCTTTAGCAAAAAAATTAAAGCTTCCAGAACATATATCTTTACTTACCATTCAATGCAGCCGGAATACAATGACGTGTAATATCGTAACTATCAATATAGTAGAAAACGTGTTGAAGATGGACCGCAGTATCCAAAAGTCCTTGTTTCTTTTTGAAGAAGAACGAACATACCTCATCACGTATAACAGGGAATCCAACACACTCCATATTGGTCCTGTAGTCGCACTCCTCACTGAAATCGGAATGAAGGATGAAGATTGTATCGACCTTAAGTCTATTGAAGAGTATTGCATGGAGTTAGCAAACTATTCTGAGGATATCGGCATTATCTTCTATGTTTTCTCGCTTCACAATCATTGGAAAGAAAAACATATAGAAGGATACTACTTAGAGAACAGTAACTGGAACAAAGCGTTGCTTCCTTATCCTCAAGTGGTGCATAACCGTCTCCATAAACGTACGAATGAGAAGAGTGAAATGTTTCATGAATTAACCGAACAACTGCAAGAATGGGAGATTCCTTACTTTAATGATCATTTTCTCAATAAATGGACAGTGCATGAGCAACTTGCCGCCGCTGACCACTTGGCCCCTTATTTGCCAGAGACTGCACTATTTTCAGCCAAACGTCTGGAGTCATGGCTAGAAACTCACTCGACGCTTTTTTTGAAACCAATCAATGGCAGTCAAGGAAAACAAATATTTAAAGTCTCTAAAACGGAAGAAGGATTCACACTAGATTACTCTTCCTTTCAACAACAAGTATCACAACCATACAGCAGTATTACCGATTTGTACAAGCGACTTTCTCCTGAAATTAAAAAAAGACAATATATTCTTCAGCAAGGGTTAGACCTTCTTCACCTAGATGGGAGGCCGGTTGATTTCCGCTATTTGTGTCATCGGGCTGAAAACAATCGCTGGCAGGTTACCTCCTCTACCGCCAGAGCATCCAAGAGCGGTTCATTCGTCTCAAATCTTGCCCAAGGGGGAGAAATGCTTTCTGTCACACATGTCCTTCGAACGAAATTTGACACAAAGGAACTACCCCAAATCCGTAAACTTTTAAAAGAATTGGCACTTGAAGTGGCAAACGAAATCGCGGGTGCCTCAGAAGGGGTTTTCGGTGAATTGGGCATTGACCTTGCTATTGATACCGATGGTCATCCTTGGATCATTGAG
- a CDS encoding DUF445 domain-containing protein, with protein MDILFVIVMMMAIGALIGGVTNSLAIRMLFRPYNPVYIFGKRVPFTPGLIPKRRAELADQLGKLVMEHLLTAESMKRRLMNSSFKEKSEQWIKEEVDRYLEKGVSVQEVLMKFGIEDAETLFQENLHQIVESKYEEVMTQLRSKPIQQVVPANLLHSVDSNIPAVSEFILNKAIHHFESVEGKRQLSKMINDFIATRGKLGSVVQMFMGNYPLVDKVQPEIIKFLKHDGTKDVLINVLYREWNKLKEMEVQDLENKISREAILTSLHTVIDRTVNVPKWMNKTVKEAIEPIYPWMMDKLIPSAFSTGSELLLEKLEELLVRLKLEEVVRDQVESFSLREVEEMVLSVSRRELKLITYLGALLGGLIGLLQGLLVLIL; from the coding sequence ATGGATATCTTGTTTGTTATTGTGATGATGATGGCGATCGGCGCCTTGATTGGAGGGGTTACCAATTCCCTTGCCATTCGAATGCTTTTCAGACCATATAATCCTGTTTATATCTTTGGAAAACGAGTGCCTTTTACGCCTGGATTGATACCAAAAAGAAGAGCGGAACTTGCAGACCAACTCGGAAAATTGGTGATGGAGCACCTTTTGACCGCAGAAAGTATGAAAAGAAGACTAATGAACAGTTCTTTTAAGGAAAAGTCAGAGCAATGGATTAAAGAAGAGGTGGACCGATACCTTGAAAAAGGAGTCAGTGTCCAAGAAGTACTGATGAAGTTTGGAATAGAGGACGCAGAAACACTTTTTCAAGAAAACTTACATCAAATCGTGGAGAGTAAATATGAAGAGGTTATGACACAATTGCGTTCGAAACCTATTCAACAGGTAGTTCCGGCGAATTTGCTGCATTCTGTTGATAGCAATATTCCTGCAGTATCTGAGTTCATCCTGAATAAAGCAATCCACCATTTTGAAAGTGTGGAAGGGAAAAGGCAGTTGTCTAAAATGATCAACGACTTTATCGCAACCAGAGGCAAACTGGGAAGTGTGGTCCAAATGTTTATGGGCAACTATCCGTTGGTCGATAAAGTGCAGCCGGAAATCATTAAATTCCTCAAACATGATGGTACAAAAGATGTGCTAATAAATGTTCTGTATCGCGAGTGGAATAAATTGAAGGAGATGGAGGTTCAAGATCTCGAGAATAAAATCTCTAGAGAAGCAATACTTACCTCTCTTCATACAGTTATAGATCGTACAGTGAACGTTCCAAAATGGATGAATAAAACGGTGAAGGAAGCAATAGAACCTATCTATCCATGGATGATGGACAAATTAATCCCTTCCGCATTCTCCACAGGCAGCGAGCTCTTGCTGGAGAAATTAGAAGAACTGCTTGTAAGATTAAAGCTCGAGGAAGTGGTGCGAGATCAGGTCGAATCCTTTTCCCTGCGAGAAGTGGAAGAAATGGTCCTCTCCGTCTCCCGTCGCGAACTAAAACTAATCACCTACCTAGGAGCCCTACTAGGCGGCCTTATCGGACTGCTACAAGGACTGCTGGTGCTGATTTTATAA